From the genome of Hymenobacter gelipurpurascens:
GGTGACCAGAAAGAGCAAGGAGAGAAACGCTACTATTCGCATGAGGAGCCAAGGAGTCAGGAGCCGTTGCAAACTAAGCGTATTTGCCCGTCTCCCCACAAACCTTCACACTGTGCCCTCCCTTATTTTCCAGTTGCGCTGGCTTACCTTGAGGTAAGCACACGAGCGCCACTCCTATCGAAACGCCACCGGTACTGCACCTAAAACGAACAACGCCGCCCAAGTTTCCTCGGGCGGCGCTGTAACGGTTTACCGCTGATGCGGCAACAAAAAGGCAACTTTCATTCAATACGAAGCCCGAACCATAAGCTCACTTCAGTTGAGCGGATAAAAAAGACCGTTATGCTTGATCTAGCGTCCGCTTGCCAAAGCATCTCTCCTGCTTCGTTGCGGTGGCCTAGGCCAGGTAGTTAGTCAGAGGTAGAGATGCTTCGACTGCGCGGACGCCAGATCAAGCATGACGTTTTGTAGTTTCCGGCAGTGAGCTACTCGGCGGTTACTTCAGCTGAATGCCTTGGTCGGCCATGGCTTGCTCCTGCTTGGCGTGGTTGGCCAGGAATTCTTTGTGCTGGGCATCGGTGCGCTCGGTGCCGAGGCTGGCCAGATGCTCACGCAGTTTATCAGCCGGCATATCGGCGCCGTATGAGGGGGTGCCGGGCTGCTGCCGCCACGACTCGTGCAGCGTGCCGTCGTCCACGGCGTCGAAGCCCAACTCCTCTACCAGCGCCATCACTTTCTGCTTGGCGGCGGCATCGTCGGAGGCTACGGGCAGGGCAATGCGGCCGGGCGTGCCGGCGGGCTGGCCTTTGCCTTCGAGGTGGTGGGCGTAGATATTGTTAAACACCTTCACTACCGGGCGGCCCAGGTGCTGCTGCACCCACTCGCTCTCGGTCAGGTCGCCGGTTTCCAGCTCGGGCATCTTGCCGTCGCGCAGCATGGGGTAGTAGTTGCTCGTGTCGATGATGGGCACCTCGGCCGGTACGCTCGCGAACAGGTCTTTGGGCAGGTCGGGGATGTTTTTCAGCGGAATGGTTACCACGATGATGTCACTGCCGCGGCGGGCCACTTCTTCGGCCGTAACGGGCGTAGCGCCGGTTTTCTGGGCCACGTCTTGCAGCGTCTCGGGGCCGCGGGAGTTGGCAATGTAAACGGAGTGGCCTAGGCTGGTAAGCCGCACAGCGAGGGCGCTGCCGATGTGGCCGGCGCCAATAATTCCGATGTTCATAGTTGGGAGTGTTTAGTTCGAGCGCCGTTGATGTGCCAGTGCAGGGAGGTAAACAGCGAAGGCGGGTGTTTTGCTTTTTTCTTCTTGGGTGAGGCTTAGAATGAACAACGCCACCGGAGCGGAGTTCGGGCGGCGTTGGTGGTAGAGGTAAAATCCATGAAAAATCCGATGTAAGCTATTAAAGCCAGTATTCACTGGTCCATATCCCACCTTGCTGTATAGTGAGGAGTGGTTCAGGGTTAAATCTATTGTTGTCTTCGATTCTTGTGCCTTCACTTAACACTACCACTTGCTTACCTAACAGCTTAGATATACTTGTCAAGTAATGTATTAACTGCAAATGATCATCCGGCTTCTTGAATTCCCTTGGGTCGATGTCTCCGTCAATAATATCCTCAGCCAGAAAGAAACACCTGATTTGGATATCACCGACAAAAATTCGCGCCAATGGCCAGTTCTCTGCATCCACATTATTCCAACATTCTAGAACAGCTGCAAAGTCTATTTTCTCGTGTTCTTGCTCGTTTGTATATCGAAATACGACTTTGTAGTTAGTATTGATAAAGTCGACCCACATGTACCAGTCATCACAATTGACATCCAGTACATAGGTATCCGGCAAGGAGCCATCTAGGGTGTAGATATGCTCCTTTACCTCTTCCCAGCTTAACTCTGCTACGTTGACTTGCATATAATTCGCCATAAAACTTACTCCCGTCCCGGAATCTTCACCCCGCGCTCCTCGGCTACCTGCTGGGCCAACTCGTAGCCGGCGTCGGCGTGGCGGAAGACGCCCATGCCGGGGTCGGTGGTGAGGACGCGGCGCAGGCGCTCGGCTTTTTCGGGGGTGCCGGTGGCTACTATCACCATGCCGGCGTGGGTGCTGTTGCCGATGCCCACGCCGCCGCCGTTGTGGATGGAAACCCAGTCGGCACCGCTGGCAGTGTTGGCCAGGGCGTTGAGCAGAGGCCAGTCGGCTACGGCGTCGGAGCCGTCGAGCATGCCTTCGGTTTCGCGGTTGGGCGAGGCCACAGAGCCGCAGTCGAGGTGGTCGCGGCCAATGACGATGGGCGCCGATACTTCGCCGCGGGCCACAAGGTCGTTGATGACCAGGCCGAATTTTTCCCGCTCGCCGTAGCCCAGCCAGCACACGCGGGCCGGTAGGCCTATGAAGGGCACTTTGGCCTGGGCTTTTTCAATCCAGCGGGCCAGCATCTTGTTGTCGGGAAAGGTTTCCAGAAGGGCGCGGTCGATGCGCAGAATATCCTGCGGGTCGCCGGAAAGTGCCGCCCAGCGGAAAGGGCCTTTGCCCTCGCAGAAGAGCGGCCGGATGTAGGCCGGTACAAACCCAGGGTACAGGAACTGGGCGCGCTCATCGCGCACTTGTAGGCCACCTTTCTCGGCCTGTCCGCGCAGGTTATTGCCATAATCCAGCGCAATGGATCCGGCAGCCTGCATGTCGATAATGGCCTGACAATGCTTCATGATGGAAGCCAGGGCCTGGCGCTTGAACTCCTCGGGGTGTTGCTGGCGCAGTTGCAGAACCTCATCGATGTTGCCTTCGGGAATGTAGTCCATCAGGTCGTGGGCGGAGGTTTGGTCCGTCACGATTTCGGGGCGGAAGCTGCGCTGCAGCAGCTCGGGCAGCACGGTGGCGGCGTTGCCGGTGAGGCCTACCGACCAGCCTTTGCGTTCGGCTTTGTATTGCGCGCACAGCTCCAGCGCGTGGTCTAGGTCGCGGGCCTGCTCATCTACGTAGCCTTCGCGCACCTTTTGCTTCACCCGGGCATCAATGGGCTCGATAACCAGACACACCCCATCGTTCATGGTAACGGCCAATGGCTGGGCGCCGCTCATGCCGCCCAGGCCCGCCGTGACGGTGATGGTGCCCGCAAGCGTGCCCGAAAAGTGCTTATCGGCCACGGCCGCGAAGGTTTCGTAGGTACCCTGCAAGATGCCCTGGGTAGCAATGTAAATCCAGGAGCCGGCCGTCATCTGCCCATACATCATCAGGCCCAGCTTATCCAGCTCGTCGAAATACTCCTGAGTGCTCCAGGCGGGTACCAGGTTGCTATTGGCAATCAGCACGCGCGGGGCGTGGGCCCAGGTGCGAATCACGCCCACCGCCTTGCCGCTCTGTACCAGCATGGTTTCGTCGGGTGCCAGGTTCTTGAGGGTGCGGACGATGGTCTGGTACTCTTTCCAGTTGCGGGCGGCGCGGCCGGCGCCACCGTACACAATCAGCTCATCATACACTAGGCTCACGGCGGGGTCGAGGTTGTTTTCGAGCATGCGCAGGGCGGCTTCGGCCTCCCAGGTTTTGCAGCGCAGCTGATTACCGTGCTGGGCTTTTACCGTTTCCTCAGGCTTGAACTCGTAGTACATCGGGCGTTTCGCCGGGTTTGCGGCCGCCGGTGTGGAGGTGGCACTGCGCTCTGGCGTGTGGTCCGATTGGCTGTTGGCTTCGAGGTTAAGCTCGGGAGTAGCAGGAACGAGGTGAGACATGGGCGGGAAAGGAAAGGGTGGATAACAGGTTGGGCTGGAAGATATAAGATTTTGGCCTCCTGAGAGTAGCGGGTAGTGGCCTAGGGCCTGGTTCCGTGGCTGGCAGGCCGAATTTGAACTGGAGGGCATCCACCTATAAACGCCCAACATTCAGCCTGACTACCAATTGATTACGTTTACAGAGTTTTCTCCTACTTATTCTGGCGCCTATGCAATATGTAAGCACTTATTTGCGCTACCTGATTTTACTAGGCCTATTGGTACTGGGGGCCCTGAACCGGCAGGCATTAACCGCTCAGCAGCACCGTACGGCCACGCTCCGCCTGCGTGACCTGCACCTTACACAACGGCAGATACTCTCCTTTCGGGGTCCTGCCGCCGGGCCTGCTCCGGCTCCTGCCAGCCTACATCAAGCTTATCTGTATAAATAAACCCATAATTATGTATCCTAAATGGAGGGTTACCAAATAAAACTGAGGCGTATTAAGCACCAGATCTTCCGGCTGGAAAGTCTGGCATCTATCTCCAAACACCTCATTTCTATCCAACCTCACCATGAAAAAAGTATTGTTTCTTGCCCTGGCAGCCGCTTCTTTCTCTTTTGCAGCCTGCAACGGCAACCAGCGCGAAGGCGCTGAAAGCACCACCACCGAAACGTCGGAATCTACTTCATCTACCAGCGAAACCACTGTGCCCGCTGGCACTGGTTCCGACACGACTATGACCAACGATGGTGCTATGAACGGCTCTACCTCCGGTAGCACGGCGGGTTCTACCACTTCGGGTGGTAGCACGGCGGGCTCTACTGCCGGCGGCATGGGTACCACGGCAGGCACCACCACTACCGGCACCACGGCGGGCTCTACTACTGCCAGCACCACTACCGGCTCAACAGCTGGCACTACCGGTACCACCGCTCAGTAAGTACTACTGGCCTAGCGGCCTGAGAAAAGCCCTTTGCCACGCGGCGAAGGGCTTTTTGCATTTCCGACTTGCAATTTTCTGCCACTCTGCGTCCGCTTTCCCGTAGTAGAGCTATATACAAACTAGCCAATCCTATGAAACAGGTTGCTCCGGGTGTGCATCAGCTCACCATTCAACGCTTTGTAAATCTTTATTTTGTTGAAACTGGTACGCCCGGCGAGTGGGTGCTGGTGGATACTGGCCTACCCGGCTCCGAGAAAGCCATCATTGCCGCGGCCGATAAACTGTTTTACCCCGGCACGCACCCCGAAGCCATCATTCTGACGCATGGCCACATGGACCA
Proteins encoded in this window:
- the hutU gene encoding urocanate hydratase, yielding MSHLVPATPELNLEANSQSDHTPERSATSTPAAANPAKRPMYYEFKPEETVKAQHGNQLRCKTWEAEAALRMLENNLDPAVSLVYDELIVYGGAGRAARNWKEYQTIVRTLKNLAPDETMLVQSGKAVGVIRTWAHAPRVLIANSNLVPAWSTQEYFDELDKLGLMMYGQMTAGSWIYIATQGILQGTYETFAAVADKHFSGTLAGTITVTAGLGGMSGAQPLAVTMNDGVCLVIEPIDARVKQKVREGYVDEQARDLDHALELCAQYKAERKGWSVGLTGNAATVLPELLQRSFRPEIVTDQTSAHDLMDYIPEGNIDEVLQLRQQHPEEFKRQALASIMKHCQAIIDMQAAGSIALDYGNNLRGQAEKGGLQVRDERAQFLYPGFVPAYIRPLFCEGKGPFRWAALSGDPQDILRIDRALLETFPDNKMLARWIEKAQAKVPFIGLPARVCWLGYGEREKFGLVINDLVARGEVSAPIVIGRDHLDCGSVASPNRETEGMLDGSDAVADWPLLNALANTASGADWVSIHNGGGVGIGNSTHAGMVIVATGTPEKAERLRRVLTTDPGMGVFRHADAGYELAQQVAEERGVKIPGRE
- a CDS encoding NADPH-dependent F420 reductase, with the translated sequence MNIGIIGAGHIGSALAVRLTSLGHSVYIANSRGPETLQDVAQKTGATPVTAEEVARRGSDIIVVTIPLKNIPDLPKDLFASVPAEVPIIDTSNYYPMLRDGKMPELETGDLTESEWVQQHLGRPVVKVFNNIYAHHLEGKGQPAGTPGRIALPVASDDAAAKQKVMALVEELGFDAVDDGTLHESWRQQPGTPSYGADMPADKLREHLASLGTERTDAQHKEFLANHAKQEQAMADQGIQLK